The DNA region TATGTGTTATTATCTCCATTTCTTCAGCATGGGTATGCCCAATAGCTAAGTGGTTGGCaattccctttcttttttcttttctctgacATTTTGGCTAATTAGTTGGATAAACCTGATGGTCCAACTATTCAAATTTATCTTGGGtttattttcttcaaatctTCCAGTTTCTCACTTCATCTCCCAGTGGTGATTCTTTCTAAACCAGATTAATACCAGCGACTCAAAGACGTCTAAATGCTTTATCTCCTAATTATTGTGTAATGCGCTGACTGATTCTGAAAATACTtttcaattgttaattttagAGGACGTGGAACCAATAGAGATTCTCAAAGGCTTTAGTGCTGTTCTCAATTTGCAGTTATTTGGTGTATCTAGTTGGAAAGAAATGCTACAATTTTTACTGGTTGATTGTTGCCTCTTGAGTTAATTTGGGATCAATTTGTGGTGTCCTGCTAATGGTCCTTTTTGGGAGTGTCTTTGGTAGATATACAGAGAGATTGACATGTTGTATTACATATTTCAtgttcatagtttttttttgtttcctttcgtTCTTGGTGTATTTTTTGAGGATTGCTTGTCCTCTTGCATTTGCATCTCtccttttctttgtaaattctttgtatattaaaaaaacattaataaaaaagaacGTAGAAGGTAGAAGTTACCAGTCCCAACTGTTGTTACATATTGGATAAAATGGTTGGCCAATATTTCATTTGAGTTTGAAAATAGCAAGGTATGTGAGTCTAACTAGACTCCTCTGATTTTCAGGAAAGATTAGGACATGTCTGTAGCTTGCAGAATCAATGTTCCTTGTGACTGAAAAACCATTGACTAaacgaaagatatatttttccttCTCTCCCATTTCTGGTTGCATAAGTATTCCCATTTCTCCCCAGGATAATTATTATTGTGTTGTGATCTGCTTTTGCTTGGATCAACAACAATGAACACCACTGTCATGAAGCCTTATCCCAATTTGTGGGGTAGCTACATTGATCAATTGATACCACAGGGCTCTATGTTTCAATGCTAGAATCAAGAAGATTTTAGATTGATTTCCATGAACAGGTTGATGAATTAGCATTTGTGGAGTACATGTGAATATGCGATTCAAATAGATTTTTACTAAGTTGATAAAATTAGAAAGTTTTGCCCTTGGTACCATCTatctgttatttaaatcatagaTAGCATAGAACTTACAATAAACTGTTTTATTTTTACCAGAATAATGTTGTGCAAGAAGAACCGGGATCATCAAATGCTTCTGGTTCTAGCTCATCGAAAGAGCAGCTTATTCAACAAATTACAGGTTTGTCACGTAAGAGGctaattttttcatgttttttgtttatgtCTGGTTCAGTTTATAATGACTAAACTGATTTtagtaaaatgataatatttccTTGTGGATATGCTTGGAATTATTAAATTCGAAATGATTTGatgtgattttcattgttttgaaTTAGAAATCAATTTTCATGTTTGGAGCTCATTATAAAAGAATAGGATTTCAATTGATTTACCAatcaaatttattgtttggaacacagaaaagatgaattgaattgactttatattaataatttacctTATCACccttaaaataagttaaatgcCTTAACTAATAAGGGAAAAAATGTCAACTCGAACAATTGAAACTAAAATCAAAACACATTCAATTCCTAACATATTTGACTCCTTTTAATATACTTAGATAAGAttgtattttcaaaatcaaatcaaatcaataccTAAAATATGTAGCTCCAAATATACTATTACAGCTATTGTCTTTTAGCTTAACAACctgaaaaaatttatacatcAAACAAAGTTGACATAATGATAATTAAACTAACATGACATGAAAATATAACAACAGAGTTTGGTATGAAGTAAAAATCTTAGTCTTAATGGAATCACTTTAGGCCTGTTCAAGTCAGCTTACCCAATTAATTTGTGGGAGCTTTCCCACAGATCAAAGTTATGTATGAACAACATTGTGCACTATACTCatacaaaactttttttttagaacCTCTCATACAAAACTTTGATGATGCATGGTGGAGGGCCTATATGGTGGTTAAAAACTGTATTCATAGATTACGCATGATTACACTGACAAAACCTGCTGAGGTAAATATAAGCCAAGAGGCTTTGGGCCTTGGATTGGGGCGCCACCCCCTCCTCCTAAAtttaagtatataaaaaaacaaatgattaCACTTGATTAGGTGAGAAGGACTTGTGCTATTGTTTTCATTAATGTTTCATGTATCTTGAGGAAAAGCCTACCTAATTTGATGTTAGTAGTAGAAATTTTCAGAAGTTTCCATATATTCTATTCTAGGTATCAACAGTTGGTCATCAACAAGTGCTTCATTGATCCATTGTCTAATCATTTCATTAGTACGATGAATATTCACTGAAATGCGTTGTTTTGGTATATCATTTTACACAAAACTCTTAACAATTAGAATCAGCAATAAAGAATGAGTAATCAATTCTCTAGTGCACATCCTGTATATATTCAGTATGTGTGACTAACTAAAGCTATGGGTTATGACCTGCTGGCATGTGACCTTGGACCTTGTGCTCCCTATCTATTTCCATGATCCTTGCTATCATGCAGTACATCATGGTTAAATTGCCAGAAAGAAACTGAATGTAAAAAAGTTTATGATGGACGTTAGTTTGATTGGGGGCATATTTCAATTCAACAAAGACACATTTAGGGTCTatttaatttgagaaaatattttctgctTTCATTCCTTGTtgataataattacaaaattgccactTTGTTTTCACTACCTTATTTCAAAGATTTGCATTGGAAATGGTGAAACTAATAGAATGCTAATTTCACCATTTCCTACACaataaataaagtgaaaaaatagtgatatttttgtaattattattgaaaacaaGCAATGTACATAGAAAATATTTCTCAAGCAAAATAACTCTATTTTACTTTTCTCATTCTTTTAGGGTATCATTAAATTTTCTGTTGACCTTTTTATTTATGTCTGTAATGTCCATTACCTCTTTTACCCTGATTTAGCAGGACCTCCTATTAAACGCAGAAAGCGACATAGAAGAAAGAATTTGCACAATCAAGAACAATGCATAATGAGGGGTGTCTACTTCAAAAATATGAAGTGGCAGGCAGCAATAAAGGTGGACAAGAAACAGATCCATCTAGGGACTCTCGGGTCacaagaagaagctgctcacTTATATGATAGGTAGTACtttgaatttgataattatagAATATTTATTACTAACAGCAGTCCCTTTTGATGCCTCAAAGTCACAGTGAGAATATGCAAGCCTTTTCAATTGTAATTGATGAGCTGCCAGTTTACCTGGTTCTGTTCTCATTGTTTGAGTGCTAACAATCTTATACTTTGTATAGTTTGGAGTGATGCTTTTTTACTGTCTGTTCCCTATTCCTTCTCTATTCCATATCCTAACATATGATCTTTTTTTTCCACTtcataatcatttatttttggaGTTCTTAGTTACTGCAATCCAACTGAATTGAATTCAGTAGCTGAAAAAGAAAAGGCCTAGTTTGAATTTTGAGCACATTATTTTTATTCCCTGAGTGTTAGGTTTGAGATAAGAACACTCCCTCCGGACAAACATTCTTTGGTGTTCCAGTGTTATACTGTTTGATTTTATTTCGTAGAAAGTAGGGAAGCTACTTATAATCTTCTACTATTTTGATTGCATGTATGTGCATGGTTCCCAGTGGTGGTGATTGATCTATATGTAAGGACTTGTTTGTTGTGGTAGGttcatgttaattttattttttctatccaCTTTGACAATGTTTGAATGAGCATGCCGTacatgatgaatgcatttacattTTTCTATACATGCATGTATATTATTAAACTGTGCAAGATCATATAGTCGCTTTGAATGTGGTCCACATAGCTTATTTTGCATTAACTTTTCTACTCTAGCAAAGTTCATTGTGCAGGCTAGCTACCATAAAACCCTGGTAAAATGCtcaaagaaaatattgttaGTAATTGAATGACTTGATGAAAAGGACTATAAATCTGTAAGGCATAGAATGTGTCCTGCCATTGCAGAATGTGAGAGATTTGGCACTGTAATGGTCAAGTTCTCATTTACTATATCATGTCAGCCATGACCTTAGTATGATTATATCCCTTTATTTATCTGTAGGGCTGCTTTCATGTGTGGAAGAGAGCCCAATTTTGAGCTTCCCGAGGAAGAGAAGCGGGATTTGAGCAAATTTAAATGGGACGAATTCTTGGCCATGACTCGCCAAGCAATCACACGCAAAAGTAATGTTTCTCTTTGAACCGTTTCCTATGTCTTCCAAGATTTCTTTTTCCTGATATTTTAACAGTTGCACACACATTTTTGCAGAACACAAGAGAAGGCTTAGTCCCGGACCAGGTAATAGTCATGATATGCTTCCACTGTCCAAAGATGATTGGGACACTAAGCAAGGAGTGATTGAAGATGCAGAGCAGGAAACATCAGTGTCGTGAAAATTATGATTCTGGAAATAACCCAAGAGTGAAGATGGAAAGCCTCTAGTCCTAACACTTCAACTCTAATATCATGCTAGATCCATTTTTATTGTAGAAAAATGCAGCATTATGTCAGACCTTGATAGAATTGATTATCCTTAATTTATGCAAATTGCTATACCTAAACCCAATAAAGAGTCCATTCAATGTTAGACGTGTCAACTACCAACTGTTGAACTCTATATCAGTTTCATCAAACTAGTGCAACGCCATTTTCTTCTTCCACTTGGTGGGAatatatgaatttttctcaagcagttaattgaattgttttttCAACTTACATTGTCCATATTCataatgtttaaatatttaatttataaactatgaatataaatatattctacCTGCATGGTTAAGTGAaaggttgaaacttgaaaggtaAGGGTAGGTCTTGATGGTAACAATTCATGT from Glycine soja cultivar W05 chromosome 8, ASM419377v2, whole genome shotgun sequence includes:
- the LOC114423708 gene encoding ethylene-responsive transcription factor-like protein At4g13040 isoform X2, which translates into the protein MVSLRRRRLLGLCSGNSSFVTPLPLYCENLSGFENSNQQAKPKSEQPALSDDATNPDSNNVVQEEPGSSNASGSSSSKEQLIQQITGLSRPPIKRRKRHRRKNLHNQEQCIMRGVYFKNMKWQAAIKVDKKQIHLGTLGSQEEAAHLYDRAAFMCGREPNFELPEEEKRDLSKFKWDEFLAMTRQAITRKKHKRRLSPGPGNSHDMLPLSKDDWDTKQGVIEDAEQETSVS
- the LOC114423708 gene encoding ethylene-responsive transcription factor-like protein At4g13040 isoform X1, whose protein sequence is MVSLRRRRLLGLCSGNSSFVTPLPLYCENLSGFENSNQQAKPKSEQPALSDDATNPDSNNVVQEEPGSSNASGSSSSKEQLIQQITGLSPGPPIKRRKRHRRKNLHNQEQCIMRGVYFKNMKWQAAIKVDKKQIHLGTLGSQEEAAHLYDRAAFMCGREPNFELPEEEKRDLSKFKWDEFLAMTRQAITRKKHKRRLSPGPGNSHDMLPLSKDDWDTKQGVIEDAEQETSVS
- the LOC114423708 gene encoding ethylene-responsive transcription factor-like protein At4g13040 isoform X3, whose product is MVSLRRRRLLGLCSGNSSFVTPLPLYCENLSGFENSNQQAKPKSEQPALSDDATNPDSNNVVQEEPGSSNASGSSSSKEQLIQQITAGPPIKRRKRHRRKNLHNQEQCIMRGVYFKNMKWQAAIKVDKKQIHLGTLGSQEEAAHLYDRAAFMCGREPNFELPEEEKRDLSKFKWDEFLAMTRQAITRKKHKRRLSPGPGNSHDMLPLSKDDWDTKQGVIEDAEQETSVS
- the LOC114423708 gene encoding ethylene-responsive transcription factor-like protein At4g13040 isoform X4; its protein translation is MVSLRRRRLLGLCSGNSSFVTPLPLYCENLSGFENSNQQAKPKSEQPALSDDATNPDSNNVVQEEPGSSNASGSSSSKEQLIQQITGPPIKRRKRHRRKNLHNQEQCIMRGVYFKNMKWQAAIKVDKKQIHLGTLGSQEEAAHLYDRAAFMCGREPNFELPEEEKRDLSKFKWDEFLAMTRQAITRKKHKRRLSPGPGNSHDMLPLSKDDWDTKQGVIEDAEQETSVS